A single window of Aspergillus oryzae RIB40 DNA, chromosome 8 DNA harbors:
- a CDS encoding class I SAM-dependent methyltransferase (predicted protein) has protein sequence MSDSAGRRSKSHDSAYLAEYYDLRAKADVTVLNAQDDAKIYISALKKQVESYYPLDHHGQHLIVLDVGTGTGRVLANLATDAVQDNIPLSNVEFIGVDEKPSMIHCALAVQQETPSINPYQSG, from the exons atgaGCGACAGCGCAGGACGCAGAAGCAAATCTCATGACTCTGCCTATTTGGCAGAATACTACGATCTACGGGCCAAGGCAGATGTCACGGTCTTGAACGCCCAGGATGACGCCAAAATCTACATATCGGCCCTGAAGAAGCAGGTGGAATCATACTACCCTCTTGACCATCATGGACAACATCTCATTGTCCTGGACGTCGGTACGGGTACCGGGCGTGTGCTGGCCAATCTCGCCACAGATGCCGTTCAGGACAACATTCCTCTATCCAATGTTGAATTTATTGGGGTTGACGAGAAACCTTCGATGATCCATTGTGCGTTAGCTGTGCAGCAGGAGACGCCGAGCAT AAACCCATATCAATCAGGTTGA
- a CDS encoding uncharacterized protein (predicted protein), with the protein MTLEQRTSLFSRMNQIGRSVGIHFKGGGMIGNTRDAHRLVHLCGTQSPEVQSALVEKVLEAYHELEKDISSKEVLTELAVDAGLDGKQVREWLDSELAADVVDEEARKNKEEEGNTGVPRYVIQNVHRLAGAEDPSEFIGIFAKG; encoded by the exons ATGACTCTGGAGCAGCGAACGTCCCTGTTCAGCCGCATGAATCAGATTGGACGGTCAGTCGGTATACATTTTAAAGGTGGAGGTATGATTGGGAATACTCGTGACGCGCATCGCCTTGTTCATCTTTGCGGAACCCAGTCTCCTGAGGTTCAAAGTGCGCTGGTGGAGAAGGTCCTTGAGGCCTATCATGAGTTAGAGAAAGATATTTCATCAAAGGAGGTATTGACTGAGCTGGCTGTGGATGCTGGGCTCGATGGGAAGCAGGTGCGTGAGTGGTTGGATTCTGAGCTGGCGGCAGATGTTGTGGACGAAGAGGCCCGCAAgaataaagaggaagagggcaATACCGGTGTCCCTCGTTATGTTATTCAGAATGTGCATCGGTTGGCTGGTGCCGAAGATCCCTCTGAGTTTATTGGGATTTTTGCGAAG GGTTAG
- a CDS encoding alpha-galactosidase (alpha-galactosidase) gives MFGSPKRAALAAASLLAVFGNGPSVMAQETSSNNAVVADGKTFALNGENVSYRFRVNETTGDLVSDHFGGSITGNLFPGFGAEALGGWVGLAGRFRREFPDHGRGDFRIPAVRIRQEAGYTVTDLQYQSYSVIPGKPALPGLPSTFGSEEDVTTLVVHLYDNYSSIAVDLSYSIFPKYDAIVRSANVTNKGTQNITVEALSSFSFDFPYEDLEMISLRGDWAREAHRQRRKVEYGLQGFGSSTGFSSHLHNPFLAIVHPSTTESQGEAWGFNLVYTGSFSVDVEKGSQGLTRALLGFNPSQLSWQLGAGETLTSPECVSVYSSDGIGGMSRSFHRLYRNHLIKSKFATSDRPPLLNSWEGLYFDYNESTIYRLAEESAALGVKLFVMDDGWFGDKYPRVSDNAGLGDWVPNPDRFPDGLTPLVEDVTKLKAGNSSTDLRFGLWVEPEMANPNSTLYHEHPDWVLHAGQYPRTLQRNQLVLNLALPEVQDYIIDEITNILNSSAISYVKWDFNRAMHETPSPSNDHEYILGMYRVFDTLTTRFPDVLWEGCASGGGRFDPGVLEYFPQIWTSDNTDALMRITIQLGTSLAYPPSAMGAHLSAVPNAQTGRTIPVKFRGHVAMMGGSFGLELDPAELQEDEKAEVPGLIALAEKVNPIILTGDMWRLRLPEESNWPAVLFISEDGNQAVLFYFQLGPNVNHATPWLRLQGLDPKATYSVDGNGSYSGATLMNMGLQYKFESDYDSKVVFLQKQ, from the exons ATGTTCGGCTCTCCAAAGCGTGCTGCTTTGGCAGCCGCAAGTCTTCTGGCTGTCTTCGGAAACGGTCCGTCAGTGATGGCGCAGGAAACTTCAAGCAACAATG CAGTTGTCGCGGACGGCAAAACATTTGCTCTCAATGGAGAGAATGTCTCATACCGCTTCCGAGTGAACGAGACCACGGGTGACCTAGTGTCAGATCATTTCGGCGGCAGTATCACTGGCAATCTCTTCCCAGGATTTGGTGCCGAGGCACTTGGCGGCTGGGTTGGTTTGGCAGGCCGTTTTCGCCGTGAGTTTCCAGATCACGGCCGGGGAGATTTTCGGATTCCCGCCGTTCGGATTCGTCAAGAGGCAGGCTACACCGTGACGGATCTGCAGTATCAGTCATACTCGGTGATTCCGGGAAAGCCTGCTTTGCCCGGTCTGCCTTCAACCTTTGGCAGTGAAGAGGATGTCACAACTTTGGTGGTTCATCTGTACGACAACTACAGCTCCATCGCTGTGGATCTGTCGTACTCAATCTTCCCTAAATATGACGCCATTGTGCGCAGCGCGAACGTTACGAACAAGGGTACTCAAAATATCACAGTTGAGGCACTGTCCAGCTTCAGCTTCGATTTCCCATACGAAGATCTTGAAATGATTAGCCTCAGGGGCGACTGGGCGAGAGAAGCCCACCGTCAGAGGCGAAAGGTGGAATACGGACTCCAAGG CTTCGGAAGTAGCACTGGTTTCTCCTCTCACCTGCACAACCCCTTTCTTGCGATAGTGCATCCCTCCACTACGGAATCTCAGGGTGAGGCCTGGGGATTTAACCTTGTCTACACAGGCTCGTTCTCCGTTGATGTCGAGAAGGGCTCCCAGGGCCTCACTCGCGCTCTGCTGGGATTCAATCCCAGTCAGCTGTCTTGGCAGCTGGGTGCGGGCGAGACACTTACCTCGCCGGAATGTGTTTCAGTCTACTCAAGTGACGGCATCGGCGGCATGTCTCGTTCATTCCATCGCCTCTACCGCAACCACCTGATCAAGAGCAAGTTCGCCACATCGGATCGCCCGCCGCTGCTGAACAGCTGGGAGGGTCTGTATTTCGACTACAATGAGAGCACAATCTACCGCTTGGCTGAGGAGTCGGCCGCCTTGGGAGTGAAACTGTTCGTTATGGACGACGGTTGGTTCGGCGACAAGTACCCCCGTGTATCGGATAACGCCGGTCTGGGTGACTGGGTGCCTAACCCGGACCGCTTTCCTGATGGCCTAACCCCCCTGGTGGAAGATGTCACGAAGCTGAAGGCAGGAAACTCCTCAACCGACCTCCGCTTTGGCCTCTGGGTTGAACCAGAAATGGCCAACCCCAACTCGACCCTGTACCATGAGCACCCTGACTGGGTGCTTCATGCCGGCCAATACCCACGCACCTTGCAACGCAACCAGCTCGTGCTCAACCTTGCTTTGCCTGAGGTGCAGGACTATATCATCGATGAGATTAccaacatcctcaacagcTCGGCTATTTCCTATGTGAAGTGGGACTTCAACCGGGCGATGCACGAGACACCCTCCCCCAGCAACGACCACGAATACATCCTGGGCATGTACCGGGTGTTCGACACCCTGACCACGCGCTTCCCCGATGTTCTGTGGGAAGGTTGTGCCTCTGGTGGTGGACGTTTCGACCCCGGTGTACTTGAGTACTTCCCGCAGATCTGGACCTCCGACAACACCGATGCCCTGATGCGCATCACCATCCAGCTAGGTACTTCACTGGCATACCCTCCGAGCGCCATGGGTGCCCATCTCTCAGCAGTCCCGAATGCCCAGACTGGACGTACCATTCCTGTCAAATTCCGTGGCCACGTCGCCATGATGGGCGGATCATTCGGTCTCGAACTAGACCCCGCCGAGCTgcaggaggatgagaaggccgaagTCCCGGGACTGATTGCCCTTGCAGAAAAGGTTAACCCGATCATCCTGACTGGCGATATGTGGCGTCTCAGGCTTCCCGAGGAGTCTAACTGGCCGGCGGTGCTATTCATCTCTGAGGATGGTAACCAAGCTGTCCTCTTCTACTTCCAGCTCGGCCCTAATGTTAACCATGCCACTCCCTGGCTCAGGCTGCAGGGATTGGATCCTAAGGCCACGTATAGCGTTGATGGAAACGGATCGTACTCTGGTGCGACATTGATGAACATGGGACTGCAGTACAAGTTTGAATCGGATTATGATAGCAAGGTGGTGTTCTTGCAGAAGCAGTGA
- a CDS encoding transcription factor domain-containing protein (predicted protein), giving the protein MSIPDLLEIPHVHLDSTSQIIYYNVLLQGIMLDSEYLPGRGKIIQYLYQSSMTLLDDWLCHIENTLPDMFAAFLMISMTLEGCNSEMAWKIFGYACNIARAMGFFSVDEPSDGQNSQSEPHSNSESEVDKNRKRFEFWHLLRMDCLFRLSFGKPALIPGGSWTVNFPDPTITGIDDASTRFIQIHFLASMRLTLTLLKYLDLVGVEMQQDTDVYDQALDGLIAEVQTIMSDWNALQDAHRLHAIQEMQSEQSIPTKTHCRCCEEIIENVSVSDEFGTVRVLGY; this is encoded by the exons ATGTCTATCCCCGACCTGTTGGAGATACCCCACGTCCACCTGGACAGCACATCGCAGATTATTTACTACAACGTGCTCCTTCAAGGCATTATGTTAGATTCGGAATACCTTCCTGGGAGAGGTAAAATCATACAATATCTTTACCAGAGTAGTATGACGTTGCTAGATGATTGGCTATGTCACATCGAAAACACCCTCCCGGACATGTTTGCAGCGTTTCTTATG ATATCGATGACACTCGAGGGTTGTAATAGCGAAATGGcctggaagatcttcggGTATGCCTGTAATATTGCTCGAGCAATGGGATTTTTCTCCGTCGATGAACCATCGGACGGACAAAATTCTCAGTCTGAACCTCATAGCAATAGTGAAAGTGAGGTGGATAAAAATCGAAAGCGATTCGAATTTTGGCATCTTCTGAGGATGGATTGTCTGTTCCGTCTATCTTTTGGCAAGCCGGCCCTCATACCCGGTGGGTCATGGACAGTAAACTTCCCTGATCCCACCATTACCGGCATTGATGACGCGTCTACGCGCTTTATTCAGATTCATTTCCTAGCATCGATGCGTCTTACACTAACTTTATTAAAGTACTTGGACTTGGTGGGCGTTGAAATGCAGCAGGATACGGATGTGTATGATCAGGCACTCGATGGCCTCATTGCAGAAGTGCAAACGATCATGTCAGACTGGAACGCG CTACAAGATGCTCATCGTCTTCACGCAATCCAAGAGATGCAATCAGAACAGTCAATTCCTACCAAGACACACTGTAGATGTTGCGAGGAAATCATTGAGAATGTTTCAGTCTCTGATGAGTTCGGAACTGTCCGCGTACTGGGGTATTAG
- a CDS encoding SIMPL domain-containing protein (predicted protein), which produces MGLTIHTVGTSTLHRQAERAVIYLDVSSDGSDQSTVSQDVTRTSNRLQSLLKEIAPKQDSGDPTPEAPVTFWSMSSISTGSYLPWDHDKQEHRARVYTARTNFEVKFRDFSKLGEFVSDVAKDPLVSVRDVDWQLTDDTKQQLGQECRKLAVWDALAKAKDYAGALNMSNLRPVEIDDSEGHVSPGIYASARRAPAFAESGGEQALNFVPQSCEIECSVKMRLEVE; this is translated from the coding sequence ATGGGCCTTACAATCCACACCGTCGGAACCTCCACCCTCCACCGTCAGGCCGAACGCGCCGTCATTTACCTCGACGTTTCCAGCGACGGAAGTGACCAGTCTACAGTATCTCAAGACGTGACTCGCACCTCCAACCGCCTTCAATCCCTCCTGAAAGAAATCGCGCCGAAGCAGGACTCCGGCGACCCCACCCCCGAAGCTCCCGTTACATTCTGGAGCATGAGCTCCATTAGCACCGGCAGTTATCTGCCTTGGGATCACGACAAGCAGGAACACAGAGCACGAGTCTACACCGCCCGGACCAACTTCGAGGTCAAATTCCGGGACTTCAGCAAACTGGGCGAGTTCGTGTCGGACGTGGCGAAGGACCCTCTTGTTTCGGTGCGGGACGTCGACTGGCAGTTGACGGATGATACAAAGCAGCAGCTGGGACAGGAATGCAGGAAGCTAGCGGTCTGGGACGCGCTCGCCAAGGCTAAGGATTATGCTGGTGCGCTGAACATGAGTAATCTTCGACCCGTTGAGATCGATGATTCTGAGGGACACGTTTCTCCAGGGATATATGCTTCCGCTCGGAGGGCACCTGCATTTGCTGAGTCCGGGGGTGAGCAGGCGTTGAATTTTGTGCCGCAGAGTTGCGAAATTGAGTGCTCCGTGAAGATGCGCTTGGAGGTGGAGTAG
- a CDS encoding uncharacterized protein (predicted protein) produces MPAKVFVTGITGYIGGDAFHLIQQNHPDFEFSALIRTEDKAQKVRQKYPKVRIVLGDLDDADKIAKEAAWADIVIHTADASDHVGAANAIAKGMVDGHSPERPGYWLHTGGTGILTYFDSEVRKVSGEPDDKVFNDWDGVDELVNLPAAAFHRNVDEIVLDVGSKHSDRVKTVIVCPPTIYGRGRGPVSGRGRQVYELASFILTQKYSPQLGRGLARWNNVHVYDLSRLYDGLVRAALDPTRQNDKEIWGAKGYFLSENGEHVWGDLSRQIGQQAFKHGYLTQEPEHKQWSLDEALKSPAGFEAASWGYNSRGSALRAREVLGWKPQEQSLEAEIPEIIRAEAARLGQ; encoded by the exons ATGCCCGCAAAAGTGTTCGTGACCGGAATTACCGGTTATATCGGAGGTGACGCATTCCACCTCATCCAGCAGAACCATCCGGACTTCGAGTTCTCCGCTCTGATTCGAACGGAGGACAAAGCTCAGAAAGTACGCCAGAAGTATCCAAAGGTGCGGATAGTCCTGGGAGACTTGGACGATGCAGACAAGATCGCCAAAGAAGCTGCATGGGCAGACATTGTGATTC ACACCGCCGACGCTTCGGATCATGTTGGAGCCGCAAATGCCATCGCGAAGGGAATGGTCGATGGCCATAGTCCCGAGCGGCCGGGTTACTGGTTGCATACCGGTGGTACCGGTATCTTGACTTACTTTGATTCGGAAGTACGCAAGGTCTCCGGCGAGCCTGACGACAAGGTATTCAACGATTGGGACGGCGTTGACGAGCTGGTTAATCTGCCTGCGGCTGCATTTCATCGGAATGTAGATGAAATCGTGTTAGACGTCGGTTCCAAGCATTCCGACCGTGTCAAGACGGTCATTGTTTGCCCTCCTACTATCTACGGCCGCGGCAGGGGACCCGTGTCAGGTCGTGGTCGACAAGTCTATGAGTTGGCCTCGTTTATCCTGACGCAGAAGTATAGTCCCCAACTAGGAAGAGGTTTGGCTCGGTGGAACAATGTGCATGTCTACGACCTAAGTAGGCTATATGACGGCCTAGTGCGGGCCGCTCTGGATCCTACAAGACAGAACGACAAGGAAATTTGGGGTGCTAAGGGCTACTTTCTTTCTGAGAACGGAGAACATGTTTGGGGGGACCTGTCTAGGCAGATAGGTCAGCAAGCTTTCAAACATGGTTATCTCACGCAAGAACCAGAGCATAAGCAATGGTCGCTTGACGAAGCCTTGAAATCACCTGCTGGCTTCGAGGCTGCCAGCTGGGGGTACAATTCCAGAGGTTCTGCTCTTCGAGCTAGGGAAGTGTTAGGTTGGAAGCCCCAAGAGCAGAGCCTTGAGGCGGAGATCCCTGAAATTATCCGCGCTGAGGCAGCTAGGCTAGGTCAGTGA
- a CDS encoding cytochrome P450 (cytochrome P450), which yields MGFTQDLVSVIRPSIESPLAFCATTVVAVALYVLVLGVYRITLHPLAKFPGPKLAAFTQWYETYYEFFKSPGGQYLFHYRKLHEKYGPIIRLSPFEIHIQDSSFFEEMYSQSLPWDKPKELEHRFGNANGLFPTHKHEVHRHRRAALNPYFSKRAINNAVPMMQEQITKLCDRLRREYQGTGKVFRLDWMMGCIASDIIVRYCVDRGYDFFEAPDFKSPFIQALFDLLDGVHMITQFPWVATLFNSLPQGLVETLQPGMKSVHHFHKEMADQVAHILSNKEKRNGSEQTNVFNALLDSDLPPEELTLTRLQQEAFTVIGAGFDTTRYALSVAGFHIINTPSIYQRLREELKTAIPDPSNMPSLTDLEQLPWLTACIQECVRMSYGVSQRAFRISDHITLTYKNYVIPPGTVVSMDNYSVAHDEEIFPESFTFKPERWLGDPLAPDGKKLTRYLVSFGKGTRSCLGINLAYAEMYLTIANVFRNFDFELFETDRSSVDCYRDMFLPHVKLGSQGVRVKIN from the exons ATGGGATTCACCCAGGATCTGGTATCGGTTATTCGACCCTCAATTGAGTCGCCCCTGGCTTTTTGCGCGACTACGGTAGTGGCTGTCGCGCTGTACGTTCTGGTGTTGGGGGTATATCGCATCACATTGCATCCGCTGGCAAAATTCCCAGGCCCTAAACTCGCTGCCTTTACTCAATGGTATGAGACTTACTATGAATTCTTCAAATCTCCGGGTGGACAGTACTTGTTCCACTATCGGAAACTCCATGAGAAGTATG GCCCAATTATTCGCTTAAGCCCATTCGAGATTCATATCCAGGattcctccttctttgagGAGATGTACTCGCAGTCATTGCCGTGGGATAAACCGAAAGAACTCGAGCACCGTTTTGGCAACGCCAATGGCTTATTCCCGACACACAAGCATGAAGTTCACCGTCACCGCCGTGCAGCTCTTAATCCGTATTTCTCCAAACGCGCAATCAACAATGCGGTCCCGATGATGCAGGAGCAGATCACGAAGCTGTGCGACCGACTGCGACGAGAGTATCAAGGGACTGGAAAGGTCTTTCGCCTTGACTGGATGATGGGATGCATTGCGTCGGACATCATTGTCCGGTACTGTGTTGATCGCGGCTACGATTTCTTTGAGGCGCCGGATTTCAAATCGCCCTTCATTCAAGCCTTATTTGACTTGTTGGATGGAGTTCATATGATCACGCAATTCCCGTGGGTTGCCACCCTCTTCAACTCGCTACCGCAAGGCTTGGTTGAGACTCTGCAGCCGGGTATGAAGTCCGTGCATCATTTTCATAAG GAAATGGCCGATCAAGTTGCCCATATTCTCTCCAACAAGGAAAAACGGAATGGCTCAGAGCAGACGAATGTTTTCAATGCATTGCTCGACTCTGATCTGCCTCCGGAAGAGCTCACTTTGACCCGCCTACAACAGGAAGCATTTACAGTTATCGGAGCAGGCTTCGATACAACAAGATACGCACTGTCGGTGGCCGGCTTCCACATTATAAATACACCAAGCATCTACCAGCGTCTTCGAGAGGAACTAAAAACCGCAATACCAGATCCCAGCAATATGCCATCATTAACGGACCTGGAACAGCTTCCTTGGTTAACCGCCTGTATTCAAGAAT GCGTTCGCATGTCCTATGGTGTAAGCCAGCGTGCGTTCCGTATTTCAGACCACATCACCCTCACGTACAAGAACTACGTCATTCCTCCTGGAACAGTGGTCAGCATGGACAACTATTCCGTCGCCCATGACGAAGAAATATTCCCCGAATCGTTCACGTTCAAGCCCGAGCGCTGGCTGGGGGACCCGCTTGCCCCCGATGGAAAGAAGTTGACGCGCTACCTTGTGTCCTTCGGTAAAGGTACTCGGTCCTGTCTCGGTATCAACTTGGCCTATGCAGAGATGTACCTCACTATTGCGAATGTGTTCCGGAACTTCGACTTTGAGCTGTTTGAGACAGATCGGTCTTCTGTGGATTGCTATCGCGATATGTTCTTGCCGCATGTAAAGCTTGGCTCCCAGGGCGTGCGTGTGAAGATTAACTAG
- a CDS encoding uncharacterized protein (predicted protein), with product MLVAPRRYVYLGTGFSLVLLFWYTFGSPLAQATRIVSPLEPASVPPPTHSASNATLGFQSILALSSGPSWRTRGLMAAANLTGLSIHIPPQPPIHPDLVETFETLGSEYIRHPSHGASIAWLAHLDLIKYTIQADLDTALILEDDADWDVTIRSQMVRIAESVRNLTGTTESETAPYGRDWDVLWIGHCAEYWEDLFETVFYEDPTACPHKYYFGFAKENIERMPDHQRAVYWSANPVCSFAYALSRDGSRKVIELLGAGQDEAFDVSMMHACSAGKLKCISVVPEVVHQYFPNQTFGVKSMVDIGNGEQAGPDDSEFEHIMGSTENILESARCRALWNKRCLRE from the exons ATGTTGGTCGCCCCACGTCGATATGTTTATCTGGGAACGGGCTTCAGCCTTGTTTTGCTATTTTGGTATACCTTTGGAAGCCCTCTGGCTCAAGCAACCAGAATTGTCTCTCCACTCGAGCCGGCCTCGGTGCCCCCACCCACGCACAGCGCAAGCAATGCTACTTTAGGT TTCCAGTCTATTCTTGCTCTTTCCTCGGGCCCTTCATGGCGAACGAGAGGATTAATGGCTGCCGCAAACCTAACCGGCCTCTCCATACATAtcccaccacaaccaccaatcCACCCTGATCTTGTTGAGACCTTTGAAACGTTAGGATCAGAGTACATTCGCCATCCTTCCCACGGTGCTAGCATTGCCTGGCTTGCACATCTCGACCTGATCAAATACACCATCCAAGCAGACCTTGATACTGCCctcattcttgaagacgATGCAGACTGGGACGTGACAATTCGCTCCCAGATGGTGCGAATCGCAGAGAGTGTCCGGAATCTGACTGGAACCACTGAGAGCGAGACAGCTCCATATGGCCGTGACTGGGATGTTCTTTGGATCGGTCATTGCGCTGAATACTGGGAGGACCTGTTCGAGACAGTCTTCTACGAGGATCCCACCGCATGTCCGCATAAGTACTACTTTGGCTTTGCGAAAGAAAACATCGAACGTATGCCAGACCACCAACGCGCTGTCTACTGGTCGGCAAATCCGGTGTGTTCTTTCGCATATGCTTTGTCGCGTGACGGTTCTCGAAAAGTGATAGAACTATTGGGCGCAGGGCAAGACGAAGCGTTTGATGTAAGCATGATGCACGCCTGTAGTGCGGGAAAGCTGAAATGTATCTCAGTTGTACCTGAGGTGGTGCATCAGTACTTTCCTAACCAGACTTTTGGAGTCAAGAGTATGGTTGATATTGGAAACGGGGAGCAGGCTGGTCCTGACGACTCGGAGTTTGAACATATTATGGGGTCGACGGAGAATATCCTCGAAAGTGCGCGGTGTCGTGCCCTATGGAATAAGAGATGTTTGAGGGAATAA